From Microbacterium croceum, a single genomic window includes:
- a CDS encoding coenzyme F420-0:L-glutamate ligase yields the protein MSQANDGKALEASVDGKSYARIPLRTRVVMPEDDLDAIITEYAKDAVQPGDLLFVTEKIVAITQGRSYRLDEIKPRKLALFLSKYVTRTPYGIGLGMPETMEMALRECGTPRILFASAVAAVTKAFGRRGDFYRIAGDKARAIDGPTKHTIPPYNEAVVLGPKDPDGVAARLKSLIGGQAEVAVVDINDLGGNILGSTLDKDGERRLVRILGDNPLGQGLESTPLGIVRVI from the coding sequence ATGAGCCAGGCGAACGACGGCAAGGCGCTCGAGGCGAGCGTCGACGGCAAGAGCTACGCGCGCATCCCGCTGCGCACCCGTGTGGTCATGCCCGAGGACGACCTCGACGCGATCATCACGGAGTACGCCAAGGACGCCGTGCAGCCGGGCGACCTGTTGTTCGTGACCGAGAAGATCGTGGCGATCACGCAGGGGCGGTCCTACCGCCTCGACGAGATCAAGCCGCGCAAGCTCGCGCTGTTCCTCTCGAAGTACGTCACCCGCACCCCGTACGGCATCGGGCTCGGAATGCCGGAGACGATGGAGATGGCGCTGCGAGAGTGCGGTACACCGCGCATCCTGTTCGCGTCCGCTGTCGCGGCTGTGACGAAGGCATTCGGTCGTCGTGGTGACTTCTACCGCATCGCCGGTGACAAGGCGCGGGCGATCGACGGCCCGACCAAACACACCATCCCTCCGTACAACGAGGCTGTCGTGCTCGGGCCGAAGGACCCCGACGGCGTCGCCGCACGGCTCAAGTCGCTGATCGGCGGCCAGGCTGAGGTGGCGGTGGTCGACATCAACGACCTCGGCGGAAACATCCTCGGATCGACGCTCGACAAGGACGGCGAGCGTCGCCTGGTCAGGATCCTCGGAGACAACCCTCTCGGTCAGGGCCTCGAGTCGACGCCTCTCGGCATCGTCCGCGTGATCTGA
- a CDS encoding PAC2 family protein produces the protein MPFSGPIHERVANAPAVPRGLPLVVLLTGFTDAGSAVSGLIDHLRETTSPQPVVVFDNDVLLDYRARRPVISFDQDHLTEFRPQRLELSLATDALGQPFLLLAGYEPDFAWNAFASTVLELAEEFEVSGLNWVHSIAMPVPHTRPIGTTVSGNRRDLTVVHSVWRPRTQVPATAGHLLEYRFAERGERAVGFVLLVPHYLAETENPDAVITAAERLMASTGLVLVLDAVQERRDDYLARVDEQVLGNDELQQMVHNLERRYDAYMAGRNPDDGSYDEGGFSERDLPSADELAAELERYLASRPSGDEDKPGRA, from the coding sequence ATGCCCTTCTCCGGACCCATCCATGAACGAGTAGCGAACGCGCCCGCGGTGCCGCGCGGGTTGCCCCTGGTGGTGCTGCTGACCGGGTTCACCGACGCGGGCAGTGCCGTCTCCGGCCTCATCGATCACCTGCGCGAGACGACGTCGCCGCAGCCCGTCGTGGTGTTCGACAACGATGTGCTCCTCGACTACCGCGCCCGTCGTCCGGTGATCTCCTTCGATCAGGATCACCTGACGGAGTTCCGCCCGCAGCGGCTCGAACTGTCGCTCGCCACCGATGCGCTCGGACAGCCCTTCCTGCTGCTCGCGGGCTACGAACCGGACTTCGCGTGGAACGCGTTCGCGAGCACGGTGCTGGAGCTGGCCGAGGAGTTCGAGGTCTCCGGCCTCAACTGGGTGCACTCGATCGCGATGCCTGTTCCGCACACGCGCCCGATCGGCACCACCGTCAGCGGGAACCGTCGCGACCTGACCGTGGTCCACTCCGTGTGGCGTCCGCGCACGCAGGTTCCGGCGACAGCCGGCCACCTCCTCGAGTACCGCTTCGCCGAGCGCGGCGAACGTGCCGTGGGTTTCGTGCTGCTTGTTCCGCACTATCTCGCGGAGACCGAGAACCCCGACGCCGTGATCACCGCCGCCGAACGTCTGATGGCCTCGACCGGGCTCGTGCTGGTGCTCGATGCTGTCCAGGAGCGTCGCGACGACTACCTCGCGCGTGTCGACGAGCAGGTGCTCGGCAACGATGAGCTGCAGCAGATGGTGCACAACCTGGAGCGCCGCTACGACGCGTACATGGCAGGCCGCAACCCCGACGATGGCTCGTACGACGAGGGTGGGTTCAGTGAGCGTGACCTTCCCAGCGCCGACGAACTTGCCGCCGAGCTGGAGCGCTACCTTGCGTCCCGGCCTTCCGGTGACGAAGACAAACCAGGGAGAGCGTGA
- a CDS encoding alanine racemase, with the protein MSDTTSSARTHAVISRSALAAAADSAVQRGGTVADLRRDAWGHGVLAVAHAVTAAGAGRVLVDSAGEIDALALEGIVGSTDAVADIDPFLLYGLPVRGESAPVRPVMRLTGKVLSTKRLRAGDAVSYGYTHRAPVDTNVALVTGGYAQGIVRALGNRAHVEIDGEQRPIIGRVAMDVCVVDLQGADAPVGTEVTFFGGEGPAAHSLSHWAEVTGLSAAELLTVAGAHAIREWEA; encoded by the coding sequence GTGTCCGACACGACTTCCAGCGCCCGAACGCACGCGGTGATCTCACGGTCCGCACTCGCGGCGGCAGCGGATTCCGCTGTTCAGCGCGGAGGAACGGTCGCCGATCTTCGTCGAGATGCGTGGGGTCACGGTGTCCTCGCCGTCGCGCACGCCGTGACAGCGGCCGGAGCCGGCCGGGTGCTGGTCGACTCCGCCGGTGAGATCGATGCACTCGCCCTGGAGGGAATCGTCGGATCCACCGACGCCGTCGCCGACATCGACCCCTTCCTGCTGTACGGTCTGCCCGTACGGGGAGAGTCGGCCCCCGTCCGTCCCGTGATGAGGCTGACGGGGAAAGTGCTCTCCACCAAGCGCCTGCGCGCCGGTGACGCGGTTTCCTACGGCTACACCCACCGTGCCCCGGTGGACACGAACGTCGCGCTCGTCACGGGCGGATACGCGCAGGGGATCGTGCGAGCTCTCGGTAATCGTGCGCACGTCGAGATCGACGGCGAGCAGCGCCCCATCATCGGTCGAGTCGCCATGGACGTGTGCGTCGTCGATCTCCAGGGCGCGGATGCTCCCGTCGGTACGGAAGTCACCTTCTTCGGCGGGGAGGGCCCTGCCGCACACAGCCTGTCGCACTGGGCAGAGGTGACCGGACTGTCCGCCGCGGAGCTCCTCACGGTCGCCGGCGCACACGCGATCAGGGAGTGGGAAGCATGA
- a CDS encoding leucyl aminopeptidase, producing MTLPVLSHTIDQFPGSAADAAVLVVPDISESASALDGYPGLADILAGIGFTGSASTFARVHAPEVSSIPFAVVGAGSSPTAVSVRNAAGAALRVFTGFETVSLALAPGLESFADAAAEGAVLGGHRFDGYRSENGKKRASAVILHAQLDDASAAHAQAIGDAVALIKDLVQVPAEWQSPAQLAQSAADSVADLDVTVEILDEIALAEQGFGGILGVGQGSDRPPRLVRLDYSPADATRHIALVGKGITFDTGGLSLKPAASMVGMKFDMAGAATSLAALRAIATLGLPVRVTAWLCIADNMPSGRATRPGDVLRMLDGTTVEVLNTDAEGRLVLADGLVAASREHPDVIIDVATLTGAIILALGHRHTGVMGDDETVAEFLAAAHSADELAWHMPLPEYMEDSLDSPIADLINANMSDRAGGASFAGLFLRRFVGRVSDADDAPRIPWVHLDIAGSGEHGSAPYGFTEKGPTGAMVRSIVAFAHASHTEA from the coding sequence ATGACGCTTCCCGTGCTCTCGCACACCATCGATCAGTTCCCCGGAAGCGCTGCAGATGCCGCAGTGCTCGTCGTCCCCGACATCTCGGAGTCCGCCTCGGCGCTCGACGGCTATCCGGGTCTCGCCGACATCCTCGCCGGGATCGGCTTCACCGGCTCGGCGTCCACATTCGCTCGCGTGCATGCGCCGGAAGTATCGTCCATCCCCTTCGCTGTCGTCGGCGCGGGATCCTCTCCCACAGCGGTCTCCGTCCGAAACGCCGCCGGAGCAGCCCTGCGGGTCTTCACCGGCTTCGAGACCGTGTCTCTCGCACTCGCGCCGGGCCTCGAGTCATTCGCGGATGCGGCCGCAGAAGGAGCCGTCCTCGGCGGACACCGCTTCGACGGCTATCGCTCGGAAAACGGCAAGAAGCGCGCATCCGCCGTCATCCTGCACGCGCAGCTGGACGACGCGAGCGCAGCGCACGCCCAGGCCATCGGCGACGCGGTCGCACTCATCAAGGACCTCGTGCAGGTCCCGGCCGAGTGGCAGAGCCCCGCGCAGCTGGCACAGAGCGCGGCCGACAGCGTCGCCGATCTGGATGTCACGGTCGAGATCCTGGATGAGATCGCCCTCGCGGAACAGGGCTTCGGTGGAATCCTGGGCGTCGGGCAAGGGTCCGATCGCCCGCCGCGCCTGGTGCGCCTCGACTACTCCCCCGCAGACGCCACGCGCCACATCGCCCTGGTGGGCAAGGGCATCACCTTCGACACCGGTGGACTGTCTCTCAAGCCCGCCGCGTCCATGGTCGGCATGAAGTTCGACATGGCGGGCGCGGCCACCAGCCTCGCCGCGCTGCGCGCCATCGCGACCCTGGGGCTGCCGGTCCGCGTCACGGCATGGCTCTGCATCGCGGACAACATGCCGTCCGGCCGGGCGACGCGACCAGGCGATGTGCTGCGGATGCTCGACGGAACGACTGTCGAGGTGCTCAACACCGATGCGGAAGGCCGCCTCGTGCTCGCCGACGGTCTCGTCGCCGCGAGCCGGGAGCACCCGGACGTGATCATCGACGTCGCCACCCTGACCGGAGCGATCATCCTGGCGCTCGGCCACCGCCACACCGGCGTGATGGGCGATGACGAGACCGTCGCCGAGTTCCTCGCCGCCGCCCACTCAGCCGATGAACTCGCCTGGCACATGCCGCTGCCTGAGTACATGGAAGACAGCCTCGACTCTCCGATCGCCGACCTCATCAACGCCAACATGAGTGATCGCGCGGGAGGCGCCTCCTTCGCCGGGCTCTTCCTCCGACGATTCGTCGGGCGGGTGTCCGACGCGGATGACGCACCGCGCATCCCCTGGGTCCACCTCGACATCGCCGGATCCGGCGAGCACGGCAGCGCACCCTACGGCTTCACCGAGAAAGGCCCCACCGGGGCGATGGTCCGATCGATCGTCGCCTTCGCCCACGCATCCCACACGGAGGCATGA
- a CDS encoding sugar-transfer associated ATP-grasp domain-containing protein, with protein sequence MSRLSLAPRIRYLIGRARRIDVGSVVERAKEASEQHHKAVPAIVVDMLWSAARHNVGFQDYIDYDFAMLTRAERETYMTHPVSNQLSQRYDHPDFRWIFQDKVEFDKQFSAHLHREWMVVEEGNADAVREFAQRLGTIVTKEPVGQAGTGVHRYHAADVEDWDDFHRGLLARGELLIEEVIRQHDALAAVCPGTVNTTRITAFFDGEKAHILAMAQKFGRGAVSDQMTFGGFYTMLDENGRAVGAGYDSHGHVHEKHPDTGFPIADFQLPYMDEVRAFIDQVARVVPQVQYVGWDIVVSPDGPVLVEGNWGAGVYENKPSVTGIRTGHKPRYREVIGF encoded by the coding sequence ATGTCACGTCTTTCCCTCGCGCCCCGCATCCGCTATCTGATCGGACGGGCACGTCGCATCGATGTCGGATCGGTCGTGGAGCGCGCCAAAGAGGCCTCCGAGCAGCACCACAAGGCGGTGCCGGCCATCGTCGTCGACATGCTCTGGTCCGCAGCGCGCCACAACGTCGGCTTCCAGGACTACATCGACTACGACTTCGCGATGCTCACGCGCGCTGAGCGTGAGACCTACATGACCCACCCGGTGTCCAACCAGCTCTCGCAGCGCTACGATCACCCGGACTTCCGCTGGATCTTCCAGGACAAGGTGGAGTTCGACAAGCAGTTCTCAGCGCACCTGCACCGCGAGTGGATGGTCGTCGAGGAGGGCAACGCCGATGCCGTGCGTGAGTTCGCACAGCGCCTCGGGACGATCGTAACCAAAGAGCCGGTCGGGCAGGCCGGAACGGGGGTACACCGCTACCACGCGGCCGACGTCGAGGACTGGGACGACTTCCACCGCGGACTCCTCGCTCGCGGCGAGCTGCTGATCGAAGAGGTCATCCGGCAGCACGACGCCCTCGCCGCGGTCTGCCCCGGAACCGTCAACACCACGCGCATCACGGCTTTCTTCGACGGCGAGAAGGCGCACATCCTGGCGATGGCCCAGAAGTTCGGACGCGGCGCCGTCAGCGACCAGATGACCTTCGGCGGCTTCTACACGATGCTCGATGAGAACGGCCGCGCCGTGGGCGCCGGATACGACTCTCATGGCCACGTGCACGAGAAGCACCCCGACACCGGGTTCCCGATCGCCGACTTCCAGCTCCCCTACATGGACGAGGTCCGCGCGTTCATCGATCAGGTCGCCCGCGTCGTCCCGCAGGTGCAGTATGTGGGATGGGACATCGTCGTATCCCCCGACGGCCCGGTGCTGGTCGAGGGCAACTGGGGCGCGGGCGTGTACGAGAACAAGCCGAGCGTCACCGGCATCCGTACAGGGCACAAGCCGCGCTACCGCGAGGTCATCGGCTTCTGA
- a CDS encoding RNA polymerase sigma factor: MSRGGPQPRERRNVTPATTNKSRTTKKAADETAAEVPVETKDAAEKPAPLSAAKRAAAKRAPAKKKKADDIVEDDEAPVAEATDEEDEDSKPKFTEPLPTGAIVITSSDEDDVPVYSAQITGATADPVKDYLKQIGKVALLNAAEEVELAMRIEAGLFAEEKLSTMTAAEKAGQLGLDLQWVARDGQRAKSHLLGANLRLVVSLAKRYTGRGMQFLDLIQEGNLGLIRAVEKFDYTKGFKFSTYATWWIRQAITRAMADQARTIRIPVHMVEVINKLARVQRQMLQDLGREPTPEELSRELDMTPEKVVEVQKYGREPISLHTPLGEDGDSEFGDLIEDTEAVVPADAVGFTMLQRQLEQLLDSLSEREAGVIRMRFGLGDGQPKTLDQIGDTFGVTRERIRQIESKTMAKLRHPSRSQSLRDYLE; this comes from the coding sequence ATGTCCCGGGGCGGTCCGCAGCCCCGTGAAAGGCGAAACGTGACTCCTGCCACGACAAACAAATCCCGGACGACGAAGAAGGCCGCTGACGAGACCGCGGCCGAGGTACCCGTTGAGACGAAGGATGCGGCTGAGAAGCCTGCGCCGCTGAGCGCAGCGAAGCGCGCAGCTGCCAAGCGCGCGCCCGCGAAGAAGAAGAAGGCCGACGACATCGTCGAAGACGATGAGGCGCCGGTCGCCGAGGCGACCGACGAAGAAGACGAAGACAGCAAGCCGAAGTTCACCGAGCCGCTTCCGACCGGTGCGATCGTCATCACGTCGAGCGACGAGGATGACGTTCCCGTCTACTCCGCACAGATCACCGGCGCGACAGCCGACCCGGTCAAGGACTACCTGAAGCAGATCGGTAAGGTCGCTCTGCTGAACGCGGCCGAAGAGGTCGAGCTCGCGATGCGCATCGAGGCAGGCCTTTTCGCCGAGGAGAAGCTGTCGACGATGACTGCCGCCGAGAAGGCCGGCCAGCTCGGTCTCGACCTGCAGTGGGTCGCCCGCGATGGACAGCGCGCCAAGAGCCACCTGCTCGGGGCGAACCTCCGTCTCGTCGTGTCGCTCGCGAAGCGCTACACGGGTCGCGGCATGCAGTTCCTCGACCTCATCCAGGAGGGGAACCTGGGCCTCATCCGTGCGGTCGAGAAGTTCGACTACACCAAGGGATTCAAGTTCTCGACCTACGCGACGTGGTGGATCCGTCAGGCGATCACCCGCGCGATGGCCGACCAGGCGCGCACCATCCGCATCCCGGTGCACATGGTCGAGGTCATCAACAAGCTCGCCCGCGTCCAGCGTCAGATGCTGCAGGACCTGGGTCGCGAACCCACGCCGGAAGAGCTCAGTCGCGAACTCGACATGACGCCCGAGAAGGTCGTCGAGGTGCAGAAGTACGGTCGTGAGCCGATCTCGCTGCACACCCCGCTCGGTGAAGACGGAGACAGCGAGTTCGGTGACCTCATCGAGGACACCGAGGCCGTCGTCCCCGCCGACGCGGTGGGATTCACGATGCTGCAGCGTCAGCTCGAGCAGCTGCTCGACTCGCTCTCCGAGCGCGAGGCCGGCGTGATCCGCATGCGCTTCGGGCTCGGAGACGGTCAGCCGAAGACGCTCGACCAGATCGGCGACACGTTCGGTGTCACGCGTGAGCGCATCCGCCAGATCGAGTCCAAGACGATGGCGAAACTGCGACACCCGAGCCGCTCGCAGTCCCTGCGGGACTACCTCGAATGA